Proteins encoded in a region of the Vibrio ponticus genome:
- a CDS encoding exoribonuclease R, producing MQQDYSFNYLSNTPREELEELSLRLIHRLVPEEYMSELFTFDGEETESEDKLQEAQLDAMLRLNAIALSQLPALFEESENAAQNILRMQRLVLWHFYAVSFRLERAIPLEVHCNHVETLLKQSPENTLEWVTTLTDLLRQYAQIAQA from the coding sequence ATGCAGCAAGACTACAGCTTTAACTACTTATCGAACACGCCACGCGAAGAGTTGGAAGAACTCAGCCTGCGTTTGATTCACCGTCTCGTACCAGAAGAGTACATGAGTGAACTGTTTACATTTGATGGCGAAGAAACTGAATCAGAAGATAAGCTGCAAGAGGCGCAGTTGGACGCCATGCTGCGTCTAAACGCGATTGCATTAAGTCAGCTGCCTGCGCTATTCGAAGAGTCAGAAAATGCCGCACAAAATATTTTGCGTATGCAGCGTTTGGTGCTGTGGCATTTTTATGCGGTCTCATTTCGTCTTGAGCGTGCGATCCCACTGGAAGTACACTGTAATCATGTCGAAACGCTACTAAAGCAAAGCCCAGAAAATACGCTAGAGTGGGTAACCACATTGACAGATTTACTGCGCCAATACGCGCAGATTGCTCAAGCTTAA
- a CDS encoding TRAP transporter substrate-binding protein, whose protein sequence is MNKWIKNALASVVAVSFSFGSLNALAQEKVYRLKLAETWGPNTPILGDASKNMVKLAEEMSNGRLQIRIDSANKHKAPLGVFDMVKSGQYDLGHSASYYWKGKVPNTMYFSAMPFGMMSTEQYAWFYHGGGMELMQEVYAPHNLLSFPGGNSDIQMGGWFQKEIKSIDDLKGLKIRIPGFAGEVMARVGAKPTNIAPGELYTSLERGTIDALEWVGPAFDLRMGFQKVAPYYYTAWHEPGSETQFLVNKKVWEKLPSDLQVILETAFRVAAFDMYTQAIDANANSWASMSEEYPDIKVMDFPPEVIERLNQEKENLLNEFAAKDPLAKRIIESQRQYLSKVRPWTDISTKAYLNSN, encoded by the coding sequence ATGAATAAATGGATTAAGAACGCACTGGCTAGCGTTGTCGCGGTGTCGTTCAGCTTCGGCTCGCTCAATGCACTCGCGCAAGAAAAAGTATATCGTTTAAAGCTCGCTGAGACATGGGGACCCAACACCCCTATCTTAGGTGACGCATCAAAAAACATGGTCAAACTGGCAGAAGAAATGTCGAATGGTCGTCTGCAAATTCGCATTGATTCGGCTAACAAACACAAAGCGCCACTTGGTGTATTTGATATGGTCAAATCTGGTCAATACGATCTGGGTCACTCAGCTTCTTATTACTGGAAAGGCAAAGTTCCCAACACCATGTACTTCTCAGCCATGCCTTTTGGCATGATGTCGACCGAGCAATATGCTTGGTTCTATCACGGTGGCGGGATGGAATTAATGCAAGAGGTTTATGCCCCGCATAACTTACTGTCATTCCCGGGCGGTAACTCTGATATTCAAATGGGTGGCTGGTTTCAAAAAGAGATCAAGAGTATCGATGATCTAAAAGGTCTTAAGATCCGCATTCCTGGCTTTGCGGGCGAGGTCATGGCTCGTGTCGGCGCTAAGCCAACCAATATCGCTCCAGGTGAGCTCTATACTTCTTTAGAGCGTGGCACTATCGACGCGCTTGAGTGGGTTGGTCCTGCTTTTGATCTACGAATGGGATTCCAAAAAGTCGCGCCCTACTACTATACCGCATGGCATGAACCGGGCTCAGAAACTCAATTCTTAGTCAATAAAAAGGTGTGGGAGAAGCTTCCTAGTGACTTGCAAGTGATCCTAGAAACCGCCTTCCGCGTTGCTGCATTTGATATGTACACTCAAGCGATTGATGCCAATGCTAATAGCTGGGCTTCAATGAGTGAAGAGTATCCAGACATTAAGGTGATGGACTTCCCGCCTGAAGTCATCGAACGTCTGAACCAAGAAAAAGAAAACCTATTGAATGAATTTGCCGCCAAAGATCCTTTAGCAAAACGCATTATCGAATCTCAGCGCCAATACTTAAGCAAGGTTCGCCCATGGACAGACATTTCAACCAAGGCTTACCTAAATAGTAATTAA
- a CDS encoding PTS mannitol transporter subunit IICBA, with product MISPDTKIKIQNFGRFLSNMVMPNIGAFIAWGFITALFIPTGWLPNETLASMVGPMITYLLPLLIGYTGGKLVGGDRGAVVGAITTMGVIVGTDIPMFMGAMMVGPMGGWAIKKFDNYIDGKVKSGFEMLVNNFSAGIIGMICAIFAFYLIGPFVKILSGGLAAGVNFLVSAHLLPLTSIFVEPAKILFLNNAINHGIFSPLGIQQASETGQSIFFLIEANPGPGLGILLAYMVFGKGTARQTAGGASIIHFFGGIHEIYFPYILMNPRLILAAIAGGMTGVFVLTVFNAGIVSPASPGSIFAILLMTQKGSIVGVLASIFSATAVSFAVAALLMKTQTTTEEEGDETALDKATSQMREMKSSAKAGKTVEAKSKNNIDMATVQSIIVACDAGMGSSAMGASMLRKKVQDAGLTIHVTNLAINNLPESVDIVITHKDLTDRARKHAPNAMHISLTNFLDSEMYNQLVTKLLAAQKQTAANDDQLVKVSVLAANDDSFEPQQPSVFQIQAENIHLGLQAANKQEAIRFAGNKLVELGYAEPEYVDAMFEREKMVSTYLGESIAVPHGTIEAKDKVKKTGIVICQYPAGIQFTDDQDDVAKLVIGIAAKNDEHIQVITTITNALDEPDAIDTLTSTTDVNEILNILSGTKAA from the coding sequence ATGATATCACCAGACACTAAGATCAAGATACAAAATTTTGGTCGCTTCCTATCCAATATGGTTATGCCCAACATTGGCGCGTTCATCGCGTGGGGCTTTATTACTGCACTCTTTATCCCAACTGGCTGGCTACCTAATGAAACGTTAGCCTCGATGGTTGGTCCGATGATCACTTACCTTCTACCGCTACTCATTGGCTACACGGGTGGTAAACTGGTGGGTGGCGATCGCGGTGCTGTCGTGGGTGCCATCACAACGATGGGCGTGATTGTCGGTACCGATATTCCAATGTTTATGGGAGCGATGATGGTCGGTCCTATGGGTGGCTGGGCGATCAAGAAATTCGACAACTATATCGATGGTAAAGTGAAAAGCGGCTTTGAGATGCTGGTTAACAACTTCTCAGCAGGCATCATCGGTATGATCTGTGCGATCTTCGCTTTCTACCTGATTGGTCCGTTTGTGAAGATCCTCTCTGGTGGTCTGGCAGCAGGCGTAAACTTCCTAGTATCGGCACACCTGCTTCCACTGACTTCTATTTTTGTTGAACCGGCGAAAATCCTGTTCCTAAACAATGCGATTAACCACGGCATCTTCTCGCCACTGGGCATTCAGCAAGCATCAGAAACTGGTCAATCTATCTTTTTCTTAATTGAAGCAAACCCAGGTCCTGGTCTAGGCATCCTATTGGCTTACATGGTGTTCGGCAAAGGTACAGCTCGTCAAACGGCTGGTGGTGCTTCGATCATCCATTTCTTTGGTGGTATTCACGAAATCTACTTCCCATACATCTTAATGAATCCTCGCCTAATTTTGGCAGCGATTGCAGGTGGTATGACAGGTGTATTTGTTTTAACAGTGTTTAACGCAGGTATCGTTTCTCCAGCATCACCAGGTTCAATCTTCGCGATTCTACTGATGACGCAAAAAGGCTCAATTGTGGGTGTACTTGCTTCAATTTTCTCTGCAACAGCCGTCTCTTTTGCGGTCGCTGCACTACTCATGAAAACTCAAACCACTACAGAAGAAGAGGGTGATGAGACTGCACTGGACAAAGCAACCAGCCAAATGCGTGAGATGAAATCAAGCGCAAAAGCGGGTAAAACTGTAGAGGCAAAGAGCAAAAACAATATCGATATGGCAACTGTACAAAGCATCATCGTCGCCTGTGATGCAGGCATGGGCTCAAGCGCAATGGGCGCCAGCATGTTGCGTAAAAAAGTCCAAGATGCGGGACTCACTATCCATGTCACTAACCTTGCCATCAACAATTTGCCAGAGAGCGTCGATATCGTGATTACTCATAAAGACCTAACCGATCGTGCTCGTAAGCACGCACCGAATGCCATGCATATTTCGCTAACTAACTTCCTCGATAGCGAGATGTATAACCAGCTAGTGACTAAACTGCTAGCAGCGCAAAAACAAACCGCCGCGAACGATGACCAATTAGTAAAAGTGTCGGTGCTTGCCGCGAATGACGACAGCTTTGAGCCACAACAACCGTCTGTATTTCAGATTCAAGCAGAAAATATTCATCTAGGATTGCAAGCTGCCAACAAGCAAGAAGCGATTCGCTTTGCTGGCAACAAGCTTGTGGAACTTGGCTATGCTGAACCGGAATATGTCGATGCGATGTTCGAGCGCGAGAAGATGGTTTCAACCTATTTAGGTGAGTCAATTGCGGTACCACACGGCACGATTGAAGCAAAAGACAAAGTAAAGAAAACCGGCATTGTGATTTGCCAATACCCAGCTGGTATTCAATTCACGGATGACCAAGATGATGTTGCAAAGCTAGTCATCGGCATTGCGGCGAAAAACGATGAACACATTCAAGTAATTACCACCATTACTAACGCACTCGATGAGCCTGACGCCATCGATACGCTCACCAGTACCACCGATGTGAATGAGATTTTGAACATTCTGTCTGGCACTAAAGCTGCGTAA
- a CDS encoding mannitol-1-phosphate 5-dehydrogenase, with protein sequence MKNAVHFGAGNIGRGFIGKLLADADVAVTFADVNEPLVDQISHKQEYKVKVVGSECSIDTVTHVTAVNSASEDVINQIVTTDMVTTAVGPNVLDIIAKTIAKGIEKRLASGNIKPLNIIACENMVRGTTHLKGEVYKYLDEQLHPQVDELVGFVDSAVDRIVPPADAANDDPLEVTVESFSEWIVDEQQFKGEIPEINGMEKTDNLMAFVERKLFTLNTGHCITAYLGNLKGHRTIREAIEDPEIHAEVKQAMFESGEVLIRRYGFDREFHAAYIDKILSRFANPYLVDEVDRVGRQPIRKLGANDRLIKPLLGTIEYGVENKTLLKGIAAALKYTSDSDPQAIELQTALQQQGVKKTLAHYTGLDENSAEVAQIDSLYQQL encoded by the coding sequence ATGAAAAATGCAGTTCATTTTGGCGCAGGTAATATTGGTCGCGGTTTTATTGGTAAGCTACTCGCTGATGCCGATGTAGCAGTAACCTTTGCTGATGTTAACGAGCCATTGGTTGATCAAATCAGCCATAAACAAGAATACAAAGTAAAGGTAGTCGGCTCTGAGTGCAGTATCGACACGGTTACGCACGTTACGGCGGTGAACTCTGCGAGCGAAGATGTGATCAACCAAATCGTAACCACCGATATGGTCACCACGGCAGTGGGTCCAAATGTTTTAGACATTATTGCCAAAACTATCGCTAAGGGGATTGAGAAACGTCTCGCCTCTGGCAATATCAAGCCACTCAATATTATCGCCTGTGAGAATATGGTACGTGGTACCACTCACCTTAAAGGCGAAGTCTACAAATACTTAGATGAGCAACTTCATCCACAAGTAGATGAGCTAGTGGGTTTTGTTGACTCAGCGGTTGACCGCATCGTACCACCAGCGGATGCTGCCAACGATGACCCACTAGAAGTAACGGTGGAAAGCTTTAGCGAGTGGATTGTTGATGAACAGCAGTTTAAAGGTGAGATTCCAGAAATTAACGGCATGGAAAAGACCGATAATTTAATGGCGTTTGTCGAGCGAAAACTGTTTACTCTCAACACCGGTCACTGCATTACCGCGTATTTAGGTAATCTAAAAGGACACCGCACCATACGTGAAGCAATTGAAGATCCTGAAATTCACGCTGAAGTAAAACAAGCCATGTTTGAAAGTGGTGAGGTACTAATTCGTCGCTATGGCTTTGACCGCGAATTTCATGCTGCGTATATCGACAAAATTCTCTCGCGCTTTGCCAATCCCTACTTGGTCGACGAAGTGGATCGTGTTGGACGCCAGCCAATTCGCAAATTAGGCGCAAATGATAGATTAATTAAACCATTACTGGGTACAATTGAGTATGGCGTTGAAAATAAAACACTTTTAAAAGGTATCGCCGCGGCACTGAAATACACAAGTGACAGTGACCCGCAAGCCATTGAGCTCCAAACGGCTTTACAGCAACAGGGCGTGAAGAAAACTTTAGCACACTACACTGGCTTAGATGAAAACAGTGCTGAAGTCGCTCAAATTGACTCGCTATACCAACAACTATAA
- a CDS encoding MltR family transcriptional regulator — MANRINETEIIERLNSAASVRGFFVAAVDVFNDSIDALIQRIFRKDNFAVQSVVGPLLQDSGPLGDLSVRLKLLYGLGVLPDDVYHDIDSIIKLKHKLNSEEKDFAFTDPKVLEAIKQLHLVNKMSMVQLEVSEPDDDIDLEFYQLQLQRQQQIIKSGLSLAIVGICNELDKESPF, encoded by the coding sequence ATGGCAAATAGAATCAACGAAACCGAGATTATAGAACGGCTGAACAGCGCAGCTTCCGTGCGCGGATTCTTTGTTGCCGCCGTGGATGTATTTAACGACTCAATTGACGCGTTAATACAGCGTATTTTCCGCAAAGATAATTTCGCCGTGCAGTCGGTTGTTGGTCCGTTATTGCAAGACTCAGGACCATTAGGTGACCTATCGGTACGTTTAAAGCTTCTCTATGGATTAGGCGTATTGCCTGACGATGTCTATCACGATATCGATAGCATCATTAAGCTCAAGCACAAGCTCAACAGTGAAGAAAAGGATTTTGCTTTTACTGACCCGAAGGTTTTGGAAGCCATCAAGCAACTGCATTTGGTCAATAAAATGAGCATGGTGCAATTGGAGGTCAGTGAACCTGACGATGATATCGATCTTGAGTTTTATCAGCTGCAACTGCAACGACAACAACAAATAATAAAATCTGGGCTGTCATTGGCGATCGTTGGTATCTGCAATGAACTCGACAAAGAGAGCCCATTTTAA
- a CDS encoding HAD family hydrolase: MLKAILFDMDGLIFDTEAIYKQSWQYAAQEQQLYLSDAFYQRFIGVQDPDCEQMLSQHFGKQIDMARYINVRNQHFHHQRQAGVALKPGFTELLHAIKQRGLATAIVTSSRRAEVEFNFAPTPYLSQFDLIISAEDVALGKPHPDCYLLACQRLGFAANECLVLEDSNNGIRAALAAGCQAIMIPDLLPPDPELVSDIAICDSLTEVIERLN; the protein is encoded by the coding sequence ATGTTAAAAGCAATATTATTCGATATGGATGGCTTGATCTTTGATACCGAAGCCATCTACAAACAAAGCTGGCAATATGCCGCTCAAGAGCAACAACTGTATTTGAGTGATGCGTTTTATCAGCGCTTTATTGGCGTGCAAGATCCCGACTGTGAGCAAATGCTCAGCCAGCACTTTGGCAAACAAATTGATATGGCGCGTTATATTAACGTTCGTAACCAACATTTTCACCACCAGCGCCAAGCAGGGGTGGCGCTCAAACCGGGTTTTACTGAGCTACTGCATGCGATAAAACAACGTGGCTTAGCCACGGCAATTGTCACCTCCTCAAGGCGAGCAGAAGTGGAATTTAACTTCGCCCCCACCCCTTACCTCTCACAGTTTGATTTGATCATCAGCGCTGAAGATGTTGCACTGGGTAAGCCTCACCCAGATTGCTATTTGCTCGCCTGCCAGCGTTTGGGATTCGCTGCTAATGAATGCTTAGTACTAGAAGATTCCAACAACGGTATTCGAGCTGCGCTTGCGGCAGGATGCCAAGCCATCATGATCCCCGACTTACTCCCCCCAGATCCTGAGTTAGTCAGTGATATCGCCATCTGCGACTCTCTCACCGAGGTGATCGAACGACTTAATTAG
- a CDS encoding porin — protein MKFNNKKVILLSSLVVSSQAFAVNVFKNDTTSVDISGAFLMDYWQPVHVFEDHDFSTSRSTLGFGIQHQFNHGWSGDVKFEWDNLTSAPTDKTGSKSDDQFRTRLGYFSVHHEDYGSLRFGKQYSAYHDVAGYMDNLIVFDPDATPIFSDGKDGGFLGTARGDDLVTYRNSFENLNLSAQYGFKENSPGGNLTAPGSDKLARESNYAVAVSYDFDFGLSVGATHLVNKVETTTGNPLKNLDASDEQKLTTVAVKYSYEAFKVAAAFTDGTKAYETGLLAYSDNNYADATGMDLFAEYYFDIGLRPYVYLSNVDFDDTVANGDRSIYSFGLSYHATPNFIISGEVRKVEEDFDATIGKQDDTLSGITVIYAF, from the coding sequence ATGAAATTTAATAATAAGAAAGTTATTTTATTATCTAGTTTAGTGGTATCAAGCCAAGCATTTGCTGTGAATGTATTTAAGAACGATACCACCAGTGTTGACATCTCTGGTGCGTTTTTAATGGATTACTGGCAGCCAGTACATGTATTTGAAGATCATGATTTCAGTACTAGCCGCAGTACTTTAGGTTTTGGTATTCAACATCAGTTTAACCACGGTTGGTCCGGCGATGTAAAGTTTGAATGGGATAACTTGACTAGCGCGCCGACGGATAAGACTGGCAGTAAATCTGATGACCAATTCCGTACTCGTTTAGGTTATTTCTCTGTGCATCATGAAGACTATGGTAGCTTGCGTTTTGGTAAACAGTACTCAGCCTACCATGACGTGGCGGGTTATATGGATAACTTGATTGTATTCGATCCAGATGCAACGCCAATCTTTAGTGATGGCAAAGATGGAGGCTTCCTTGGAACGGCTCGTGGTGATGACCTAGTCACTTACCGTAATAGCTTTGAGAACTTAAATCTGTCAGCACAGTATGGTTTTAAAGAAAACTCACCGGGTGGCAACCTGACGGCTCCGGGGAGTGATAAGTTGGCTCGAGAGTCAAATTATGCAGTGGCGGTAAGCTACGATTTTGATTTTGGTCTAAGTGTTGGTGCCACACACTTGGTTAACAAAGTTGAGACGACGACCGGCAATCCTCTGAAGAACCTAGATGCAAGTGATGAACAAAAACTCACAACAGTTGCAGTGAAGTACTCGTATGAAGCATTTAAAGTGGCGGCGGCGTTTACTGATGGCACTAAAGCATATGAGACAGGCTTATTAGCTTACAGTGATAATAATTATGCTGATGCGACAGGTATGGATCTGTTTGCTGAATATTACTTTGATATCGGTTTACGCCCATATGTTTATCTATCAAACGTAGATTTTGATGACACGGTGGCTAATGGTGATCGCAGTATTTACTCTTTTGGTTTGAGTTACCATGCGACACCTAACTTCATCATCTCAGGGGAAGTGAGAAAGGTTGAAGAAGATTTCGACGCTACCATCGGTAAGCAGGACGATACCCTATCAGGTATTACAGTGATTTACGCGTTCTAA
- the glmS gene encoding glutamine--fructose-6-phosphate transaminase (isomerizing), translating into MCGIVGAVAQRDVAEILVEGLKRLEYRGYDSAGVAVVDSQSNLTRLRRLGKVKELADAVESAQVAGGTGIAHTRWATHGEPSEINAHPHISGDITVVHNGIIENHEELRAVLRERGYVFESQTDTEVIAHLVEWELRSASSLLEALQNTAKKLEGAYGTVVMDRKDPSRLVVARSGSPIVVGFGVGENFLASDQLALLNVTRRFMYLEEGDVAEITRREVKVFASNGEQVEREIIESNAEHDAGDKGKYRHFMQKEIYEQPTALINTMEGRITADSVVTNAIGVKAAEILNKVEHVQIVACGTSYNAGMVARYWFEDIAGVSCDVEIASEFRYRKFVTRPNSLLITLSQSGETADTLAALRLAKEKGYMAAMTICNVAGSSLVRESDFAFMTRAGVEIGVASTKAFTTQLSALLMLVTALGKQQGRIDQAREREIVEALHALPNQINQALSFEKEIEALAEDFADKHHTLFLGRGEFYPIAMEASLKLKEISYIHAEAYAAGELKHGPLALIDADMPVVVVAPSNDLLEKLKSNIEEVRARGGLLYVFADANAGFAADETMKIITMPHVSDITAPIYYTIPMQLLSYYVALIKGTDVDQPRNLAKAVTVE; encoded by the coding sequence ATGTGCGGAATCGTAGGTGCCGTAGCGCAACGAGATGTAGCAGAAATTCTGGTCGAAGGACTTAAACGCTTAGAATATCGTGGCTATGACTCGGCAGGTGTGGCGGTGGTTGATAGCCAGTCAAACCTGACTCGTCTGCGCCGTTTGGGCAAAGTGAAAGAGCTAGCAGATGCAGTCGAGAGTGCGCAAGTTGCTGGCGGGACCGGTATCGCACACACCCGTTGGGCGACGCATGGTGAACCTTCTGAAATTAATGCTCATCCACATATTTCAGGTGATATCACTGTGGTACATAACGGCATTATTGAAAACCATGAAGAGCTACGCGCAGTGCTACGTGAGCGCGGTTATGTGTTTGAGTCTCAAACAGACACTGAAGTGATTGCACACCTAGTTGAGTGGGAACTGCGTTCCGCTTCTTCGCTTCTTGAAGCGTTGCAAAACACCGCGAAGAAACTAGAGGGGGCTTATGGCACCGTGGTCATGGATCGTAAAGATCCAAGCCGTTTAGTTGTAGCGCGTTCAGGCAGCCCAATTGTGGTCGGCTTTGGTGTTGGCGAGAACTTCTTAGCCTCTGATCAACTTGCGCTGCTTAATGTGACACGTCGCTTTATGTACCTTGAAGAGGGCGATGTGGCAGAGATTACCCGTCGTGAGGTAAAAGTATTTGCCAGCAATGGCGAGCAAGTGGAGCGTGAGATTATTGAATCGAATGCTGAGCACGACGCAGGTGATAAAGGTAAATACCGCCACTTCATGCAAAAAGAGATCTACGAGCAGCCAACCGCGCTGATCAACACGATGGAAGGGCGCATTACGGCGGATTCGGTCGTGACCAATGCGATTGGCGTGAAAGCGGCTGAGATCTTAAATAAAGTTGAGCACGTGCAGATTGTTGCCTGTGGTACTTCTTACAATGCGGGTATGGTGGCACGCTACTGGTTTGAAGATATCGCAGGGGTGAGCTGTGATGTCGAAATCGCTTCTGAGTTCCGTTACCGCAAGTTTGTGACTCGTCCAAATAGCTTGTTGATCACCTTATCACAATCCGGTGAAACCGCGGATACGCTTGCGGCGTTGCGCCTGGCAAAAGAAAAAGGTTACATGGCAGCAATGACCATCTGTAACGTGGCGGGCTCTTCTTTGGTGCGTGAATCTGATTTTGCTTTTATGACTCGTGCAGGTGTAGAAATTGGTGTGGCGTCAACCAAAGCCTTTACTACCCAATTATCAGCGCTGTTGATGCTGGTAACGGCATTAGGCAAACAGCAAGGTCGTATTGATCAAGCGCGTGAGCGTGAAATTGTTGAAGCGCTGCATGCTTTGCCAAATCAAATCAACCAAGCATTGTCGTTTGAGAAAGAGATTGAAGCATTAGCTGAAGATTTTGCCGATAAGCATCATACGCTGTTCCTTGGTCGCGGTGAGTTCTACCCAATTGCGATGGAAGCATCACTTAAGTTGAAAGAGATTTCTTATATCCACGCTGAAGCCTACGCAGCGGGTGAGCTGAAACATGGTCCTTTAGCGCTGATTGATGCCGATATGCCAGTCGTGGTCGTTGCACCAAGTAATGATCTGCTTGAGAAGCTAAAATCGAATATCGAAGAGGTGCGCGCACGCGGCGGTCTTCTCTACGTATTTGCCGATGCGAATGCGGGCTTTGCGGCAGATGAAACGATGAAGATCATCACCATGCCACACGTCAGCGACATTACTGCGCCAATTTACTACACCATTCCAATGCAGCTACTTTCTTACTATGTTGCTTTGATTAAAGGTACCGACGTAGACCAACCTCGTAACTTAGCGAAAGCGGTGACGGTAGAATAA
- a CDS encoding DeoR/GlpR family DNA-binding transcription regulator, giving the protein MSKRNTQLRRHAISALVNTKGEVSVEELSIKFETSEVTIRKDLASLEKNGQLLRRYGGAIALPSEVVSEELDGKVSVRKIELAIAAAGLIRDHNRIVIDSGSTTAALIQQLNGKRGLVVMTNSLSVANALNELESEPHLLMTGGTWDAHSESFQGQVAESVLRSYDFDQLFIGADGVDLERGTTTFNELVGLSKVMAEVSREVIVMVESEKVARKIPNLELSWDVIDVLITNQDLSPEYQQQIESQGVRVILA; this is encoded by the coding sequence ATGTCAAAACGAAACACACAACTAAGAAGACACGCCATTTCTGCCTTAGTGAACACTAAAGGTGAGGTCAGTGTAGAAGAGCTTTCGATCAAATTTGAAACCTCAGAAGTCACCATTAGAAAGGATCTCGCTTCACTAGAGAAAAACGGTCAATTATTGCGCCGTTATGGTGGTGCAATTGCGCTCCCTTCGGAAGTTGTCAGCGAAGAATTGGATGGAAAAGTTTCGGTTCGTAAGATTGAGTTGGCAATTGCCGCCGCTGGGTTAATTCGCGATCACAACCGGATTGTTATCGACAGTGGCAGCACGACCGCTGCATTGATCCAGCAGTTAAATGGTAAGCGTGGCTTAGTGGTGATGACCAACTCTTTAAGTGTCGCCAATGCGCTTAATGAATTGGAAAGTGAACCTCATTTGCTGATGACAGGCGGCACTTGGGATGCGCATTCAGAGTCCTTCCAAGGTCAGGTCGCTGAAAGTGTACTACGATCGTATGACTTCGATCAGTTATTTATCGGTGCTGACGGCGTTGACCTAGAGCGTGGCACAACCACTTTTAATGAACTTGTAGGGCTAAGTAAGGTAATGGCGGAAGTATCACGCGAAGTGATCGTCATGGTCGAGTCGGAAAAAGTGGCGCGTAAGATCCCTAACTTAGAACTGAGCTGGGATGTGATCGATGTCTTGATTACCAACCAAGATCTCTCCCCAGAATACCAGCAACAAATTGAATCACAGGGCGTAAGAGTCATTCTTGCGTAA